One region of Triticum aestivum cultivar Chinese Spring chromosome 6B, IWGSC CS RefSeq v2.1, whole genome shotgun sequence genomic DNA includes:
- the LOC123138214 gene encoding uncharacterized protein: MDPTEPRWRMNSSFSPPSRGWDCMYSSDGLPHRTPDAPHDHPPYVSSLSSHSKGSRSAFGSDQYLNHHHSVSDGALSYFGSPVDSLQAPRWTPSLQRFDLGEFSTPGGGPKPESSDLQSSERHLTAVSSFSSASPFSETSQLAASGKRPASHLPRNHLGRRSFMSTPVYPLVFRNPVSEAEASGVAEASNAGRTTPSDDSLASPVWRRSLASPELKFHDTLSELRKMEASPEPNTSSRREGFRWSSASSYDFRYDGDAIDISDHISIDSQRSPTSSTSFLKCGLCERFLRQKSPWSSNRIVRNTNMPVAAVLPCRHVFHADCLEESTPRSEAHEPPCPLCTRAPDSEGCVSFSEPLHAALRSARRNHGIRFSSGDAGGSSSSANPSRNDHVLKRNQSALAPARSGSLFRNRFKKQFPFKGRLGKDLFGGRVFRKVGSSSSSGGQKDDRQLPAANKPDRSME, encoded by the exons ATGGATCCTACAGAGCCTCGTTGGCGGATGAATTCGAGCTTCTCTCCTCCGTCGCGGGGATGGGACTGCATGTACTCATCAGACGGATTGCCTCATAGGACTCCTGATGCTCCACATGATCATCCACCTTATGTGTCATCACTATCATCACATAGTAAAGGAAGTAGAAGTGCATTTGGCAGTGACCAGTACCTGAATCACCACCACTCTGTATCTGATGGAGCACTTTCTTATTTTGGTAGTCCTGTTGACAGCCTTCAGGCTCCACGTTGGACACCCTCTCTGCAAAGATTTGATCTTGGCGAGTTCTCTACACCTGGAGGAG GACCGAAACCTGAAAGTTCCGATCTCCAATCCAGCGAG AGACATTTAACTGCTGTGAGCAGTTTCAGTTCTGCATCCCCATTCTCGGAAACAAGTCAGCTGGCAGCTTCTGGTAAACGACCAGCTTCACATCTACCTCGCAATCATCTGGGAAGGCGATCCTTTATGTCAACACCAGTCTACCCGCTAGTCTTCCGCAATCCAGTGTCAGAAGCAGAAGCCTCAGGGGTGGCTGAGGCTAGTAATGCTGGGCGTACCACACCGAGTGATGACAGCCTGGCTTCTCCTGTGTGGAGGCGCAGTTTGGCGAGTCCTGAGCTCAAGTTCCATGACACACTGAGTGAACTTCGGAAGATGGAGGCTTCTCCTGAGCCTAACACGAGCTCTAGGAGGGAAGGATTCAGATGGAGCAGTGCTAGCAGCTATGATTTTAGatatgatggtgatgccattgacATTTCAGACCATATCAGTATTGACTCCCAAAGATCCCCAACAAGTTCAACGAGTTTCCTGAAATGTGGCTTATGCGAGAGATTCCTCAGGCAGAAGTCGCCATGGAGCTCAAACCGGATAGTTCGAAATACCAATATGCCAGTAGCAGCAGTCCTCCCATGCCGTCATGTCTTCCACGCAGACTGCCTGGAGGAAAGTACTCCGAGGAGTGAAGCCCATGAACCACCTTGCCCGCTGTGCACGCGAGCTCCCGATAGTGAAGGATGTGTATCATTCTCGGAGCCTCTTCACGCCGCGCTCAGATCCGCTCGCAGGAATCATGGCATTCGTTTTTCTTCTGGTGATGCgggtggtagcagcagcagcgcaaacCCTTCTCGCAACGACCACGTGTTGAAGAGAAATCAGTCTGCGCTCGCGCCTGCGCGCAGCGGCTCGCTGTTCCGGAACCGTTTCAAGAAGCAGTTCCCCTTCAAGGGGAGGCTCGGGAAGGACCTCTTTGGTGGCAGGGTTTTCAGGAAGGTCGgctcgtcgtcgtcttcggggGGCCAAAAGGACGACCGTCAGCTGCCAGCAGCTAATAAGCCTGACCGATCCATGGAGTAA